In one Terriglobales bacterium genomic region, the following are encoded:
- the asd gene encoding aspartate-semialdehyde dehydrogenase yields MSSSKIPVGILGATGAVGQRFVQLLEHHPWFHVAWLAASERSSGRSYGQAVRWRLKTPIPAAVTSLKVSAPEPADAPKLIFAALDADVARQVEPAFADAGCAVVSNSSAFRMQPDVPLVIPEVNPDHLKLLECQSWRRKSGGFMVTNANCTAIGLVMALAPLAQRFGLARVFMVSMQAVSGAGYPGVASLDILGNVIPYIPKEEEKVETESRKMLGSLNGSRIEPAAFGLSAHCNRVAVEDGHTESVSVELKERGTAEDIIATWSRFRGVPQELDLPSAPQQPVVYDPAPDRPQPRLDAERGDGMSVTVGGLRECSLLHWKFTVLSHNTIRGAAGAALLNAELLKAQGYLD; encoded by the coding sequence ATGAGCAGCAGCAAGATTCCAGTCGGAATCCTGGGCGCCACCGGGGCCGTGGGGCAGCGATTCGTCCAGCTCCTGGAGCATCATCCGTGGTTCCACGTAGCTTGGCTTGCGGCCTCCGAGCGTTCCTCCGGCCGATCGTATGGCCAGGCGGTCCGCTGGCGCCTGAAGACGCCCATCCCGGCCGCCGTCACCTCGCTGAAGGTCTCCGCGCCGGAACCGGCCGACGCGCCGAAGCTCATCTTCGCTGCCCTCGATGCGGACGTGGCACGGCAGGTCGAACCGGCCTTTGCCGACGCCGGCTGCGCCGTGGTTTCCAACTCCAGTGCTTTCCGTATGCAACCAGACGTCCCGCTGGTCATTCCGGAGGTCAACCCCGATCATCTCAAGCTGCTCGAATGCCAATCCTGGCGGCGGAAGTCGGGCGGCTTCATGGTGACCAACGCGAACTGCACTGCGATCGGCCTGGTCATGGCCCTGGCGCCGCTGGCACAGCGTTTCGGCCTGGCGCGCGTATTCATGGTGAGCATGCAGGCGGTGAGCGGCGCGGGCTATCCGGGCGTGGCTTCCCTCGACATCCTGGGCAACGTCATTCCTTACATCCCCAAGGAAGAGGAGAAGGTCGAGACCGAGTCGCGCAAGATGCTCGGAAGCCTGAACGGGTCGCGTATCGAGCCGGCGGCCTTTGGCCTAAGCGCGCACTGCAACCGCGTGGCCGTGGAAGACGGGCACACTGAGTCCGTCTCGGTGGAACTCAAGGAGCGCGGTACGGCGGAGGACATCATCGCGACCTGGTCCCGATTCCGCGGCGTGCCGCAAGAGCTTGACCTGCCCAGCGCCCCTCAACAGCCCGTGGTCTATGACCCGGCACCCGACCGGCCACAGCCACGTCTGGACGCTGAGCGCGGAGACGGCATGTCGGTTACAGTCGGCGGACTGCGCGAGTGTTCCCTGCTGCACTGGAAGTTCACGGTCCTTTCGCACAACACCATCCGCGGCGCGGCTGGCGCGGCACTGCTGAACGCGGAGTTACTGAAGGCGCAAGGCTACCTGGATTGA
- a CDS encoding DUF4097 family beta strand repeat-containing protein encodes MTRRYPAAVAGFLAFGILALSAGAAETREDFRYTVGPKATLTISNVYGKTVIKPSPAARQLTVVAVTRSGKVYVAASQRGNQVEIRTTLLEPVSGDEGRVDYEVAVPSGTGVSVHGGSGSVVMEGLRGDIEAESESASVEVRDVSGVHVHVRSLSGAITLTRVRNAHVEIQSQGGEVNLENVSGPLLAVNSTRGDIRYTGDFGFGGRYSLTSHAGNIDVALPETASVDLTAHSEKGSVKNEVPMAARDLLASRPPGGRSFAGTSHSGSSTVRLLSFSGKIRVKKQ; translated from the coding sequence ATGACACGCCGTTATCCGGCCGCGGTTGCAGGGTTCCTGGCCTTTGGCATTCTCGCCCTCTCGGCCGGCGCGGCCGAGACACGCGAGGACTTCCGTTACACCGTCGGGCCGAAGGCGACCCTGACGATTTCGAACGTGTACGGGAAAACGGTCATCAAGCCCTCGCCGGCGGCCCGCCAGCTCACCGTGGTGGCGGTCACGCGTTCCGGCAAGGTGTACGTCGCAGCCAGCCAGCGCGGCAATCAGGTAGAGATCCGCACCACTCTGCTGGAACCGGTTTCCGGCGATGAAGGCCGCGTGGACTACGAGGTGGCTGTGCCGTCCGGCACCGGAGTCAGCGTGCACGGCGGCAGCGGCTCGGTAGTGATGGAAGGCCTGCGGGGCGACATCGAAGCCGAGAGCGAATCAGCCTCCGTGGAGGTGCGTGACGTCTCCGGCGTCCACGTGCATGTTCGTTCGCTTTCGGGAGCCATCACGCTCACCCGCGTGCGGAACGCTCACGTCGAGATTCAATCGCAGGGCGGTGAGGTGAACCTGGAGAACGTCAGCGGCCCCCTGCTGGCTGTGAATTCCACCCGCGGCGACATCCGTTACACTGGCGACTTTGGCTTCGGCGGCCGCTATTCCTTGACCAGCCACGCGGGTAACATCGACGTTGCCCTTCCGGAAACCGCTTCGGTGGATCTGACCGCGCATTCCGAGAAGGGCTCGGTGAAGAACGAAGTGCCCATGGCCGCGCGAGATTTGCTAGCCTCCCGTCCTCCCGGGGGCCGTTCCTTCGCAGGTACTTCCCACTCAGGTTCCTCCACGGTTCGGCTTCTCTCCTTCAGTGGTAAAATCCGCGTGAAAAAGCAGTAG
- a CDS encoding shikimate kinase has product MGAQPPLRILFLTGFMGAGKTSVGRALAARLGWRFVDLDERVEQQAGRRITEIFRDSGEAEFRSAEIAAVHELLQQQATAHATVAALGGGTLTQPQNAERLRQAGGILVFLDAPLEVLRQRCQPMASLRPLFGDEAAFQKLYESRLADYRRASLRVNTANRTPEEVAAEIAMALNLNPTDEIYRR; this is encoded by the coding sequence ATGGGAGCACAGCCGCCACTCCGCATCCTGTTCCTGACGGGCTTCATGGGGGCGGGCAAGACCAGCGTGGGCCGCGCGCTCGCAGCCAGGTTGGGTTGGCGATTCGTGGATCTGGACGAGCGAGTGGAACAGCAAGCAGGACGCCGCATCACCGAGATTTTCCGCGACTCCGGGGAAGCGGAGTTTCGCTCCGCCGAGATTGCGGCCGTCCATGAGCTGCTGCAGCAGCAGGCCACGGCCCACGCGACCGTGGCGGCGCTCGGTGGCGGGACACTCACCCAGCCACAGAATGCGGAGCGGTTGCGGCAGGCGGGCGGGATTCTGGTTTTTCTCGACGCCCCACTCGAGGTCCTGCGACAGCGCTGCCAGCCGATGGCATCGCTGCGGCCGCTGTTCGGTGATGAAGCCGCGTTCCAGAAGCTTTACGAATCGCGCCTCGCGGATTACCGGCGCGCCTCGCTTCGCGTCAACACTGCGAACCGCACGCCGGAAGAAGTTGCGGCGGAAATCGCCATGGCCCTGAACCTGAACCCGACGGACGAAATCTACAGGAGGTGA
- the galT gene encoding galactose-1-phosphate uridylyltransferase, producing MPELRQNRVTKEWVVIATERAKRPDQMVQKKQTKPPESYSATCPFCAGNEHLAPPEIMRLPAAGDGAWRVRVIPNKFSALAREGEPTRNVHQSRRTIYAVGLHDVLVETPDHSMIPALLPESHVVDIMRVYKARHDAAIADPRVAHVILFKNHGSTAGASLEHAHSQMIATPIVSSQVRARMYEAVRHYDEFGECIFCQIMDEELTEGTRVVLTSDHFAALVPFASPSPFNLHIFPRRHMATLGAINDAEIEDLGRVLKTILGKLYVGLENPDFNYTVRSGPMGSEGEPYFHWYISVIPRLTKVAGFELGTGMFINTVLPEAAADFLRNQKVDSLPGFGE from the coding sequence ATGCCAGAGCTGCGCCAGAACCGCGTGACCAAGGAGTGGGTCGTAATTGCTACGGAACGCGCCAAGCGACCCGACCAGATGGTGCAGAAGAAGCAAACAAAGCCGCCGGAGTCCTACTCGGCCACCTGTCCCTTCTGTGCCGGCAACGAACATTTGGCGCCGCCCGAGATCATGCGGCTGCCGGCGGCGGGCGATGGTGCGTGGCGTGTGCGCGTCATCCCCAACAAGTTTTCGGCTCTGGCGCGCGAAGGGGAACCCACGCGCAACGTGCACCAGTCGCGTCGCACCATCTATGCCGTCGGCCTGCACGACGTGCTGGTCGAGACGCCGGATCACTCCATGATACCGGCCCTGTTGCCGGAATCGCACGTAGTGGACATCATGCGCGTCTACAAGGCGCGCCACGACGCGGCTATCGCAGACCCGCGCGTGGCCCACGTGATCTTGTTCAAGAACCATGGGTCGACGGCTGGCGCCAGCCTGGAGCACGCTCATTCGCAGATGATCGCCACGCCTATCGTTTCCTCCCAGGTGCGCGCGCGTATGTACGAGGCCGTTCGCCACTACGACGAGTTCGGAGAGTGCATCTTCTGCCAGATCATGGACGAAGAGCTGACGGAGGGAACGAGGGTGGTGCTAACCAGCGATCACTTTGCAGCGCTGGTGCCGTTTGCCTCGCCTTCGCCATTCAACCTACACATCTTTCCCCGCCGGCACATGGCTACTCTCGGGGCCATCAACGATGCCGAGATTGAGGACCTGGGCCGCGTACTCAAAACCATCCTCGGCAAGCTGTACGTCGGGCTGGAGAACCCAGACTTCAACTACACCGTGCGCTCCGGCCCCATGGGCTCCGAGGGGGAGCCGTACTTTCACTGGTACATCAGCGTGATCCCGCGGTTGACCAAGGTGGCCGGCTTCGAGCTGGGCACCGGCATGTTCATCAACACCGTGCTCCCGGAAGCTGCCGCCGACTTCCTGCGCAACCAGAAAGTAGACAGCTTGCCGGGGTTCGGGGAATAA
- a CDS encoding AI-2E family transporter: protein MASEHRSTILFAVLVGISLYVAYLVRDVLLLVYVSALFAVVLSPVLQGIRKLHLGKWQPSTGFAIILLLLGGAGLLALFFSLAVPPIYRDARELAQDWPRQLGAVAERLRHLPFGLEFDPASLQQYADEAIGGAFGLFKRVAGGVFWLFSWLILTVYFILDGERTFHWAMSMVPHEHRSRLQATLLRARRRMSLWLIGQGMLMLSLGALSAIALGLLGVRYFYALAVLGGLANLVPIIGPVFTVLVAGVVALIDGWGKLLGVLAFYLAYQQLENAFLTPRIMRQTVNLPPLAVITALTVGGALAGVLGALVAVPSAALAAVLIDEYLVKKDSILVATGSAATEPQPALAGTSPSKDS from the coding sequence ATGGCCTCCGAGCACCGCTCCACCATTCTGTTCGCCGTGCTGGTAGGCATCTCCTTGTACGTTGCCTATCTGGTGCGCGACGTCCTCTTGCTGGTCTACGTAAGCGCGCTCTTCGCGGTGGTGCTGTCGCCGGTGTTGCAGGGGATCCGAAAGCTGCACCTAGGCAAGTGGCAACCGAGCACGGGGTTTGCCATCATCCTGCTGCTCTTGGGGGGCGCAGGCCTTCTGGCGCTGTTCTTCTCCCTGGCCGTGCCGCCCATCTACCGTGACGCCCGGGAGCTGGCGCAGGACTGGCCCCGACAGCTTGGAGCGGTGGCGGAGAGGCTGCGTCACCTGCCCTTCGGGCTGGAGTTCGACCCCGCCTCCCTGCAGCAGTACGCCGACGAGGCCATCGGCGGCGCTTTCGGCCTGTTCAAGCGCGTCGCCGGCGGCGTCTTCTGGTTGTTCAGTTGGCTGATCCTGACCGTGTATTTCATTCTGGACGGGGAGCGAACGTTCCACTGGGCGATGTCGATGGTGCCGCACGAGCACCGTTCCCGCCTGCAAGCCACATTACTTCGCGCCCGCCGGCGTATGAGTCTTTGGCTGATCGGCCAAGGCATGCTCATGTTGTCACTTGGCGCATTGAGCGCGATCGCGCTCGGCCTGCTGGGGGTGCGCTACTTCTACGCGCTCGCGGTGCTGGGTGGGCTGGCCAACCTGGTCCCCATCATCGGACCCGTGTTTACGGTGTTAGTGGCCGGAGTCGTGGCCTTGATCGACGGCTGGGGCAAACTCCTGGGCGTGCTCGCCTTCTACCTCGCCTACCAGCAGCTGGAGAATGCTTTCCTGACGCCACGCATCATGCGCCAAACCGTGAACCTGCCACCGCTGGCCGTCATCACCGCTCTGACGGTAGGAGGAGCGCTGGCCGGAGTGCTGGGGGCCCTGGTAGCAGTTCCCAGTGCGGCCCTTGCCGCTGTGCTCATCGACGAGTACCTGGTGAAGAAAGACTCCATCCTGGTAGCCACAGGGTCGGCCGCGACCGAGCCCCAGCCGGCGCTCGCCGGGACTTCACCGTCGAAGGATTCCTGA